The Arachis duranensis cultivar V14167 chromosome 2, aradu.V14167.gnm2.J7QH, whole genome shotgun sequence genome has a window encoding:
- the LOC107473918 gene encoding RPM1 interacting protein 13, whose product MPEVLEISSDEEQGPEKRLKSVDYDWIREFLGMSDSDSDDDGKSDDSDDVIIIRENKPHQPKSKSSTVAVKNLVDDEDGDCVVLDGDPENGVTCLDDEPTGSDELLVVGEKGQVACRDYPHARHACAKFPFSSTPHETHCDQCHCYVCDSLAPCLMWGTGLHILDHCHANDKTELWKIQRKNFKLGNFSPFPASTNHGTSFRAGHREGNEVLPPEVIHLPPDSILRNQARRSTAVHSYSLNSVPQNNISRPARLVAHSPALNSRVQNQLPIPNNIPVYSKAPNISIPNGRSYRGAFVRNRPQPLFFPKHCLGVRTHAIHRERGSGVSGLSHQFLHPLPAPNRVATAANFPTVNHSGHVSSSLSNHVSSTQLQGDEYHTAPGFSNQSNVNDPNRVWLPGNSPLSPNSNSHPQTYSQPFIQSNEDNNFYEPYIQDGDSPLSYSAPSNSNQHQNEHQMRNQNENAVGNIVPCEIESQETYQSNQQEVNQREAFGNADNISAFESSWCKNTGQSVEPPIACSHLQDSGSSNQVQPPNVSESDTHVTPTGNVEPPTECSSLPDSFVDIENWLFDKDSVPRLSDNGSLPSELINIPSPEWWREC is encoded by the exons ATGCCTGAGGTGTTGGAGATAAGCTCCGATGAAGAACAGGGTCCCGAGAAGAGATTGAAAAGCGTGGACTATGATTGGATAAGGGAGTTTCTTGGCAtgtctgattctgattctgatgaTGATGGAAAATCAGATGATTCAGATGACGTTATCATCATCCGTGAGAACAAACCTCATCAACCCAAGTCAAAGTCTTCAACAGTGGCTGTGAAGAACTTGGTGGATGATGAAGATGGTGATTGTGTAGTTCTTGATGGTGACCCTGAAAATGGTGTCACTTGTTTGGATGATGAGCCAACTGGGTCAGATGAGTTGCTTGTAGTTGGAGAGAAGGGTCAG GTTGCTTGTAGAGACTATCCTCATGCCCGGCATGCTTGTGCTAAATTCCCTTTTTCTTCCACACCCCATGAAACACATTGTGACCAG TGTCACTGCTATGTCTGCGACTCCCTAGCACCATGTTTAATGTGGGGCACTGGTTTGCACATTTTAGATCATTGTCATGCAAATGATAAAACTGAGCTATGGAAAATTCAGAGGAAAAACTTCAAGCTGGGCAATTTTTCTCCCTTTCCAGCTTCAACCAATCATGGTACTTCATTCCGTGCGGGACATCGGGAGGGTAATGAAGTTCTGCCTCCTGAGGTTATTCACTTGCCTCCAGATTCCATTTTACGGAATCAAGCACGAAGGTCAACTGCAGTGCACAGTTATTCATTGAATTCTGTGCCTCAGAATAACATTTCTCGTCCAGCAAGATTGGTTGCTCACTCCCCTGCACTGAATTCCAGGGTGCAGAACCAGCTCCCTATCCCGAATAACATCCCTGTATACTCGAAAGCCCCCAACATATCAATCCCGAATGGTAGGTCCTACAGAGGTGCATTCGTTAGAAACAGACCCCAACCTCTCTTTTTTCCAAAGCATTGTCtcggtgtgcgtacgcatgccatCCATAGGGAGCGAGGAAGTGGTGTAAGTGGTTTAAGTCATCAGTTCCTTCATCCCCTTCCAGCGCCAAACAGAGTAGCCACTGCCGCAAACTTCCCAACAGTGAATCACTCTGGTCATGTTTCGTCCAGCCTCAGCAACCATGTTAGTTCAACGCAGCTACAAGGTGATGAATATCATACTGCTCCAGGATTCTCTAATCAGAGCAATGTCAATGACCCAAATCGTGTTTGGCTCCCCGGAAATTCACCGTTGTCACCAAATTCCAATTCTCATCCGCAAACATACAGCCAACCATTCATCCAGTCAAATGAGGACAACAATTTCTATGAACCTTACATTCAGGATGGTGATTCACCTTTAAGTTATTCGGCGCCCTCTAATAGCAACCAGCATCAAAATGAGCATCAAATGAGaaatcaaaatgaaaatgcTGTTGGAAATATTGTTCCATGTGAAATTGAAAGTCAAGAAACTTATCAATCAAATCAACAAGAGGTCAACCAAAGGGAAGCTTTTGGAAATGCGGATAACATTTCAGCTTTTGAATCAAGTTGGTGCAAAAATACTGGTCAAAGTGTTGAACCTCCAATTGCATGCTCTCATCTACAAGATTCCGGATCCTCCAACCAAGTCCAACCACCCAATGTAAGCGAATCCGATACACATGTAACCCCTACTGGAAATGTTGAACCACCAACCGAATGTTCCAGTTTACCTGATTCGTTTGTTGATATCGAAAACTGGCTTTTCGATAAAGACTCAGTTCCAAGGTTAAGTGACAATGGTTCCTTGCCATCTGAACTGATCAATATTCCATCTCCTGAATGGTGGCGAGAgtgttaa
- the LOC107473924 gene encoding uncharacterized protein LOC107473924, with the protein MAWAVELSQYDLQYEPKQAFKAQAMEDFLVEVSGEAPDIPNTRWKLHFDGASNQTFEGAGIILENSVGVAYEQSIRFEFLISNNQAEYEALIGGLILAKEVGASKVEVSSDSQIVTSQINGNYQARDTLLQKYLEKVKELCKSFEEVIIQHVLRERKARADLLSKLASTKPGTGNMSLIQGLATEPAIVLSATQTPNPPRR; encoded by the coding sequence ATGGCATGGGCAGTAGAGCTATCCCAATATGATTTGCAATACGAGCCCAAGCAAGCATTCAAAGCCCAAGCAATGGAAGATTTCCTGGTAGAGGTCTCAGGAGAGGCACCCGACATACCGAAcacacggtggaagctccacTTTGACGGAGCATCCAACCAAACGTTCGAAGGGGCCGGGATCATTCTCGAGAACTCGGTAGGGGTAGCTTACGAGCAGTCAATTAGGTTCGAGTTTCTCATCTCcaacaatcaggcagaatacgaagcactAATAGGAGGGCTAATCCTAGCTAAAGAAGTCGGAGCATCCAAGGTAGAAGTTAGTAGTGACTCCCAAATCGTTACATCCCAGATAAACGGCAACTACCAGGCCAGGGACACACTACTACAAAAATACCTAGAAAAGGTAAAAGAGTTATGCAAAAGCTTTGAGGAAGTCATAATCCAGCATGTTCTTAGGGAAAGGAAAGCCCGAGCAGACCTCCTCTCCAAGCTAGCAAGCACCAAACCTGGGACAGGGAACATGTCCTTAATCCAAGGACTGGCAACTGAACCAGCAATCGTCTTAAGCGCAACCCAGACTCCAAACCCCCCTCGTAGATAG
- the LOC107473922 gene encoding uncharacterized protein LOC107473922, protein MRYDGTKDPQKHLTAFEARMNLEGVGDATRCRAFLVTLAGPAIRWFNALPQGSITAFADISQSFLARFTTRIAKVKHLSNLLGVTQKPGEPTKKFIDRFNDECLKIDGLTDSFASLCLTNDLLNEDFRKHLTTKPVWTMQKIQSVTKEYINDEEVSQVVAANKWQLPNPPARQAPQVDRYKEAPRDGTPAKQHKQPPRVGRFTNYTPLTTSIVEVYQQIVDKGILSRPRPLKERTGGNKSLYCDYHKGFGHKTQDCFDLKDVLE, encoded by the coding sequence ATGAGGTACGATGGGACGAAGGACCCCCAAAAGCACCTCACAGCCTTTGAAGCGAGAATGAATCTAGAAGGAGTAGGCGACGCAACCAGGTGCCGGGCGTTCCTCGTGACGCTGGCCGGCCCAGCGATTCGATGGTTCAATGCACTCCCACAAGGATCCATCACAGCCTTCGCGGACATCTCTCAAAGTTTCCTAGCTCGTTTCACAACACGCATAGCCAAGGTAAAGCACCTGAGTAACTTGCTAGGGGTCACCCAGAAGCCCGGGGAACCGACCAAGAAGTTTATAGACAGGTTCAACGATGAATGCTTGAAAATCGACGGCCTCACGGACTCGTTCGCTAGCCTTTGCCTAACAAACGACCTACTAAACGAAGACTTTAGAAAGCACCTCACAACTAAGCCCGTATGGACCATGCAGAAAATTCAAAGCGTGACCAAGGAATACATCAATGATGAGGAAGTAAGTCAGGTTGTAGCAGCCAACAAATGGCAGCTCCCGAACCCACCAGCTCGGCAGGCCCCCCAGGTCGACAGATATAAGGAAGCTCCCAGAGATGGAACCCCAGCCAAGCAACACAAACAGCCCCCACGGGTAGGGAGGTTCACAAACTACACGCCACTCACGACGTCCATAGTGGAAGTCTACCAGCAAATTGTGGACAAGGGAATCCTATCCAGACCTAGACCACTCAAAGAGAGAACGGGAGGCAATAAAAGCCTCTACTGTGATTATCACAAGGGTTTTGGGCATAAGACCCAAGACTGTTTCGACCTCAAAGATGTCTTAGAATAG